Below is a genomic region from Bordetella pertussis 18323.
TTACAACGTCATGGACGGCCTGGACGTCTACATCGACGACTACACGCAACTGGAGGGTCTGCCCCAGGAGACCGTGCGCAGGATGGCCAGCGCCAAGGTGTTCAAGCTGTTCGAGGAGGACGAGCCCGCGTCGGCGCAGGGCGAGCCGGCGGACGGCGCGTGCGGCCCAGGGCAGCAGGCGCCTGGCGCCATGGCCGAGCCCGACGCCGCGCCGGCCGTGCCCGCGAGCGCGCCGGATGCGATACAGTCCGCCTTGCCGCGCGACGACGCGGCCGGGCCGGCAGACGGCCCGCTTCCCGACGCCGAGCCGCGGCGCGATTGATACAGCCAGGAAGTCTGTTTGCCATGACTACTTTGATCTGCGATTGCAATCGCACGATGCCGCTGCAGCCCGAGGCATTGGGCCAGGCGCTCGGCGAAACGCTGACACTGCACTCCACCTTGTGCCGCCGCGAAGCCGGCGCATTCCAGGCGGCCATCCGCGACGGCCAGGACGTGGTCGTCGCCTGTACCCAGGAAAAACGCCTGTTCGGCGAGCTGGGCGGCGCCACGCAAGGCGCGGTGTCGCCGGTGCGCTTCGTCAACATCCGCGAGACCGGCGGCTGGAGCCGCGACGCCGCCCAGGCCATGCCCAAGCTGGCCGCCTTGCTGGCGGCCGCGCACCTGCCCGAACCCGATCCGGTCGCCACCGTGACGTACAAGAGCGGCGGCCGCCTGCTGATCATCGGCTCGCTGGACCAGGCCGAGCAGGCCGCGGCCTTGCTGGACGACGTGCTCGATGTCACGTTGTTCGGCCAGGGGCCGGGCCGCGCGGGCGGCGCCCAGGAGCGCCGCTACCCCGTGCTGAGCGGACGCATCGACAGCCTGCAGGGCTGGCTGGGCGCGTTCGAGTTGCGCTGGACCCGCGGCAACCCGATCGACCTGGACCTGTGCACGCGCTGCAACGCCTGTATTAGCGCTTGTCCGGACGGCGCCATCGGCCTGGACTACCAGGTCGACACGGCCCGATGTACCTCGCACCGGGCCTGCGAGCAGGCCTGTACCGTGGCGGGCGCGATCGATTTCTCGCGTTCGCCGGAAAACTTCACCGACCAATACGACCTGGTGCTGGACCTGGGCGGCACGCCGCTGTTCACCCAGCACGCGCCGCCGCAGGGCTATTTCGCCTGGGGTGGCCAGGCGCCCGCGACCTTGCTGCGTTTGCGCGAGCTGGTCGGCGAATTCGAAAAGCCCAAATTCTTCGACTACCGCCAGCAACTGTGCGCGCATAGCCGCAACGAAACCGTCGGCTGCCGCGCCTGTATCGATATCTGCTCGGCGCGCGCCATCAGCAGCGACAGCCACCACCAGCGCATCGTCGTCAATCCCAGCCTGTGCGTCGGGTGCGGGGCCTGCACCACCGTCTGCCCCAGCGGCGCGTTGACCTACACCTATCCGCGCGCGACCGACCAGGGCTCGAAGCTGCGCACGCTGCTGGCGACCTACGCCAAGGCCGGCGGCCAGGACGCGATGCTGCTGCTGCACAGCCAGCAGGAGGGCGCACGCCTGGTCGAGCAACTCGGCCGCCAGGCGGCGCTCAAGCAGGCCGATGGCGTGCCGGCCAACGTCATCCCGATGGCGCTGTGGCACACGGCCAGCGTCGGGCTGGACCTGTGGCTGTCGGCGGTGGCGTTCGGCGCGCGCCACATCGCCGTGCTGACCACCGCCGAAGAGGCGCCGCAATACCTGGAGGGCCTGCAGGCACAATTCGCGCAGGCGCAGGCCATCCTGAACGGGCTGGGCTATGCGGGCATCCACCTGAGCCTGGTGCCGGCCGATACGCCGCAGGCGCTCGATGCCGCGCTGCGGCAGTTGGCGCCCGCCCAGGGGCCGGCCGTGGCGGCGCGCCATGCGGTCGTGCAGGAAAAGCGCAGCACGCTGGACCTGGCGCTGGATCACCTGGTGGCGCATGCCCCGGCGCCCGCGCCCGAGAGCATCGCGCTGCCGGCCGGCGCGCCGGGCGCGGGAGCGCCATTCGGCACCGTGGCCGTCGACAGCGACGCCTGTACCTTGTGCATGAGCTGCGTCAGCGCCTGTCCGTCCAACGCCTTGCTGGACAACCCGCAGTCGCCGCAATTGCGCATGGTCGAGAAGAACTGCGTGCAGTGCGGCCTGTGCGCCACCACCTGTCCCGAGAACGCCATCACGCTGGTGCCGCGCCTGCTGCTTGCGCCGCGGCGCCGCGAAGCCGTGGTCCTCAACGAAAGCGCGCCGTTCCATTGTGTGCGCTGCAACAAGGCTTTCGGCACCCAGAAGGGGGTCGAAGCCATGCTGGGCCGCCTGGGCGGCCACGCCATGTTCCAGGGCGCGGCGCTGGAACGGCTGAAAATGTGCGGCGACTGCCGCGTGATCGATCTGTATTCCGCCGAAAACGAAACCCGGATCACCGACCTATGAACGTATCCGTCACTTTCGCCTCCATCGCCGCCCCGGGCTTCGACGAAGAGGTCGCCCGCGCCGAGATCTACGGGCTGCTGGCGCAGCTGTACTATGCGCCGCCGCCGTCCGACCTGCTTGCGCAGCTGCGCGCCGCGCCCAGGCAGGCGCCCGACCAGGGCGGCTTTCTCGAGGCCTCGTGGCAGGCGCTGGTTGCCTGCGCGGCCGAGATGGGCGATGACGCGGTGCGGGCCGAATACGACGCTTTGTTCGGCGGCGTCGGCAAGCCCGATATCTACCTCTTCGCCTCGCACTACCTGACGGGCTTCCTGAACGAAAAGCCGCTGGTGGGGCTGCGCGACGACCTGGCCGCGCTGGGCCTGCGGCGCGACGCGGCCATGTCCGAGACCGAGGACCACATCGCCTATCTGTGCGAGGTGATGCGCTACCTGATCGCCGGCGATGATGTCGCCGTGGCCAATCTGACGCAGCAGCGCCAGTTCCATGCGCGCCACCTGCGGCCCTGGATCGCGGATTTGTGCGATGCGATCGCGGCCCATCCCGCGGCGCGCTTCTACGGCGCGCTGGCCGAATTCACCCGCGCGTTCTTCAGCGTGGAGGCCCAGGCCTTCGACATGATGGCCTGATGTTCCAGGGGCCGCGCGCCCCAGATGAAATCGGTTCGTATTCAAGCTGCTGCATGCGGGCACCGCACCATGGCGTGCGGTTGTCGGAAGCTATATGCCGGGGTACATTATGCAAAGAATTTCATATCCAGTTGTCCGGAAGGAGTCAGCCATGTCGCAACGTCAACCCAACTTGTCGCGTCGTGCGTTCTTCGCCGGCGCAGCGACGGTAGGCGCCGCCGCTGTCGGTGCGACCGTGCTTCCCGGCGCGCGGCCCGAGGCGTCCGGCGAGTCGGCTGCGGCCGCCAAGCCGCCCGCGGCAGGAGGCGGCTACCGCCTGAGCGAACACGTCAAGCGCTACTACAAAACCACCCTCGTTTGATACCGGAGCCCGGCATGTTGCTGACCAAGAAAACCAGCGGAGCCGCTGCGGGCGCCTCCGAGTCGCACTTCATCCAGAGCCTGCGCCGCGGCATGGCGCAAGCGCTGCCCACGATGGACCGCCGCACCTTCCTGCGCCGCTCGGGCCTGGGTGTGGGCGCCGGCCTGGCCGCCACCCAGCTGTCGCTGGTCAAGCGCGCCGAAGCCGCCGAAGGCGATGGCAAGGTGGCCATCGGCAATACCAAGATCGAAGTCCGCCGCACGGTCTGTACGCACTGTTCGGTGGGCTGTGCCGTCGACGCCGTGGTCGAGAACGGCGTCTGGGTGCGCCAGGAGCCGGTGTTCGATTCGCCCATCAACCTGGGCGCGCACTGTGCCAAGGGCGCCTCCGTGCGCGAGCACGGGCACGGCGAGCACCGCCTGCGCTATCCCATGAAGCTGGTCAACGGCAAGTACCAGCGCATCAGCTGGGATACCGCGTACGAGGAAATCACCGCCAAGCTGATGCAGTTGCGCAAGGAAAGCGGGCCCGACTCGGTCTACTGGATCGGCTCGTCCAAGCACAACAACGAGCAGTCGTACCTGCTGCGCAAGTTCGTCAGCTTCTGGGGCAGCAACAACTGCGACCACCAGGCGCGTATCTGCCACTCGACCACGGTGGCCGGCGTTGCGAATACATGGGGCTACGGCGCCATGACCAATTCGTACAACGACATGCAGAACTCCAAGGTGGCGCTGTACATCGGCTCGAACGCCGCCGAGGCCCACCCGGTCTCGATGCTGCACATGCTGCACGCCAAGGAAACCGGCTGCAAGATGATCGTGGTGGACCCGCGCTTTACCCGTACGGCGGCCAAGGCCGACCAGTACGTGCGCATCCGCTCCGGCACCGATATTCCGTTTTTGTTCGGCCTGCTGTACCACATCTTCAAGAACGGCTGGGAAGACCAGGCGTACATCGACGCGCGCGTCTACGGCATGGATGAGGTCAAGGCCGACATCCTGGCCAAGTGGTCGCCGGACAAGGTCGAGGAAGCCTGTGGCGTGGACGAGGCCACGATGTATTCGGTGGCCAAGACCATGCACGAGAACCGGCCCGGCACGCTGG
It encodes:
- a CDS encoding 4Fe-4S binding protein gives rise to the protein MTTLICDCNRTMPLQPEALGQALGETLTLHSTLCRREAGAFQAAIRDGQDVVVACTQEKRLFGELGGATQGAVSPVRFVNIRETGGWSRDAAQAMPKLAALLAAAHLPEPDPVATVTYKSGGRLLIIGSLDQAEQAAALLDDVLDVTLFGQGPGRAGGAQERRYPVLSGRIDSLQGWLGAFELRWTRGNPIDLDLCTRCNACISACPDGAIGLDYQVDTARCTSHRACEQACTVAGAIDFSRSPENFTDQYDLVLDLGGTPLFTQHAPPQGYFAWGGQAPATLLRLRELVGEFEKPKFFDYRQQLCAHSRNETVGCRACIDICSARAISSDSHHQRIVVNPSLCVGCGACTTVCPSGALTYTYPRATDQGSKLRTLLATYAKAGGQDAMLLLHSQQEGARLVEQLGRQAALKQADGVPANVIPMALWHTASVGLDLWLSAVAFGARHIAVLTTAEEAPQYLEGLQAQFAQAQAILNGLGYAGIHLSLVPADTPQALDAALRQLAPAQGPAVAARHAVVQEKRSTLDLALDHLVAHAPAPAPESIALPAGAPGAGAPFGTVAVDSDACTLCMSCVSACPSNALLDNPQSPQLRMVEKNCVQCGLCATTCPENAITLVPRLLLAPRRREAVVLNESAPFHCVRCNKAFGTQKGVEAMLGRLGGHAMFQGAALERLKMCGDCRVIDLYSAENETRITDL
- a CDS encoding molecular chaperone, whose product is MNVSVTFASIAAPGFDEEVARAEIYGLLAQLYYAPPPSDLLAQLRAAPRQAPDQGGFLEASWQALVACAAEMGDDAVRAEYDALFGGVGKPDIYLFASHYLTGFLNEKPLVGLRDDLAALGLRRDAAMSETEDHIAYLCEVMRYLIAGDDVAVANLTQQRQFHARHLRPWIADLCDAIAAHPAARFYGALAEFTRAFFSVEAQAFDMMA